A portion of the Streptococcus sp. Marseille-Q6470 genome contains these proteins:
- the addA gene encoding helicase-exonuclease AddAB subunit AddA, which yields MKFLSQEEIEKLQVAEANSDKKPKKTAEQIQAIYSSGQNILVSASAGSGKTFVMAERILDQLARGVEIRQLFISTFTVKAATELKERLEKKISQQIQETQDMELKKHLGRQLADLPNAAIGTMDSFTQKFLAKHGYLIDLAPNFRILENESEQLLLKNDVFRQVFETHYQGKEQEQFSQLVKNFAGKSKDARGLRKQVYMIYDFLQSTSNPQAWLQESFLKGFEKADFTSSKENLAQDIQQRLWDLESFFRYHLENDAKEFGKAAYLESVQQVLGEIGALTPESTFKQYQEVLERVVGISKDKGGRALTNASRKAEVQALKEAYNQERKVKFEKLIALNDQMTLLKFQEDYHQESWDLAKTFQVFMSDFVSAYRKRKREENAFEFADISHYTIEILENFPQVRQEYQERFHEVMVDEYQDTNHIQERMLELLSNGYNRFMVGDIKQSIYRFRQADPQIFNEKFHSFAQDSKEGQLILLKENFRSSSEVLDATNDVFMHLMDEEVGEISYDGMHQLVFGNTDLHPDPENKAEVLLYDKDVDGDSTEEEEFSTNKLTGEMRMVIKEILHLHHDKGVPFNDIALLTASRSRNDQVLLALSEYGIPVKTDDALNNYLQSLEVQVMLDTLRVIHNPLQDFALVALMKSPMFSFDEDELARLALQNSEDKVQENFYEKIVNAQAQTSPQKDLITSELHKKLKLFMETVNSWRLYSKTHSLYDLIWKIYSERFYYDYVGALPNGQARQANLYALALRADQFEKSNFKGLSRFIAMIDQVLEAKHDLASVAVAPPKDAVELMSIHKSKGLEFPYVFILNIDQQFNKQDSMSEVILSRKNGLGLKYVARVATNAKEEYLPSTIKLSIPSLTYSQNEEELQLASYSELMRLLYVAMTRAEKKLYLVGKGSREKLESKEYPTNGQGLLTRQTRLDAQNFQDWIWAIYQAFSKENLHFSVRFEGEEQLTEEAIGKLETKSQLQDLSQASNRQSDTIKEALQMLKEVEVYNEIHRAAINLPSVQTPSQIKKFYEPVMDMEGVVVAGQSKPKKTMIQFELPDFSKTEKVTGAEIGSATHELMQRINLSQKPSLETLAEALEQVQASSAVKEKVNLEKILSFFDTDLGQVILANQDKLYREQPFSMLKRDDKSQEDFVVRGILDGYLLYEDKIILFDYKTDHYEHAGQLVERYRGQLELYAEALSRSYEIDKIEKYLILLGKDMVEIVEVN from the coding sequence ATGAAATTTTTATCCCAAGAAGAGATTGAAAAGTTGCAAGTAGCAGAAGCGAATTCTGATAAGAAGCCTAAGAAAACTGCCGAGCAAATTCAAGCTATTTACAGTTCTGGTCAAAACATTCTGGTTTCAGCATCAGCTGGCTCAGGAAAAACCTTTGTCATGGCTGAACGAATTCTTGATCAACTAGCGCGTGGTGTAGAAATTCGCCAACTCTTTATCTCAACCTTTACGGTAAAGGCAGCAACCGAGTTAAAAGAACGCTTGGAAAAGAAAATCAGCCAACAAATCCAAGAGACTCAAGATATGGAGCTAAAAAAGCATCTTGGAAGACAATTAGCTGATTTACCAAACGCTGCTATTGGAACTATGGACTCTTTTACTCAGAAGTTCCTGGCTAAACATGGTTATCTGATTGACCTCGCCCCAAACTTTCGGATTCTTGAGAATGAAAGTGAGCAACTCCTCTTAAAGAATGATGTGTTTCGACAAGTTTTCGAAACTCACTACCAAGGTAAGGAACAAGAACAGTTTAGTCAGTTGGTCAAGAACTTTGCGGGTAAAAGTAAGGATGCACGTGGATTGCGTAAACAGGTCTATATGATTTATGACTTTTTGCAATCTACAAGTAATCCTCAGGCTTGGCTACAGGAATCTTTCTTAAAAGGATTCGAAAAGGCCGATTTTACAAGTTCTAAAGAAAATCTGGCTCAAGACATTCAGCAAAGACTTTGGGATTTGGAAAGTTTCTTCCGTTATCATTTAGAGAATGATGCCAAGGAATTTGGGAAAGCAGCCTACCTAGAATCTGTCCAACAAGTTCTTGGTGAAATTGGAGCTTTAACGCCTGAATCAACTTTTAAACAATACCAAGAGGTTTTAGAGCGAGTTGTGGGTATTTCTAAGGATAAGGGTGGCCGTGCTCTTACAAATGCTAGTCGTAAGGCTGAAGTCCAAGCTCTAAAAGAAGCATACAACCAAGAGAGAAAAGTTAAATTTGAAAAGTTAATTGCACTAAATGACCAAATGACTTTATTGAAATTCCAGGAAGATTATCATCAAGAGTCTTGGGACTTGGCAAAGACTTTCCAAGTCTTCATGAGTGATTTTGTTTCAGCTTATCGAAAGCGTAAACGTGAAGAAAATGCCTTCGAATTTGCTGATATTAGCCACTATACCATTGAGATATTGGAAAACTTCCCTCAGGTGCGACAAGAGTATCAGGAACGCTTCCACGAAGTCATGGTCGATGAGTACCAAGATACCAACCATATCCAGGAAAGAATGTTGGAACTCCTCTCAAACGGCTACAATCGTTTTATGGTGGGCGATATTAAGCAGTCTATTTATCGTTTCAGACAAGCAGATCCACAAATCTTCAACGAAAAATTCCACAGCTTTGCTCAAGATAGCAAAGAAGGTCAATTAATACTGCTTAAGGAAAACTTCCGTAGTAGTTCAGAAGTTTTAGATGCCACTAATGATGTCTTTATGCATCTCATGGATGAAGAAGTTGGAGAGATTTCTTATGACGGCATGCATCAACTTGTTTTCGGAAATACTGATTTACACCCAGATCCTGAAAACAAGGCAGAAGTCCTCTTGTATGATAAGGATGTTGATGGTGATTCTACGGAAGAGGAAGAGTTTTCGACTAACAAACTGACTGGTGAAATGCGAATGGTCATTAAGGAGATATTGCATCTTCATCATGATAAAGGTGTCCCTTTCAATGACATTGCTCTATTAACTGCTAGCAGAAGCCGCAATGATCAAGTTTTACTTGCCTTGTCAGAATATGGGATACCAGTTAAAACGGATGACGCTCTAAACAATTATTTGCAATCTTTAGAAGTGCAGGTTATGTTGGATACTCTTCGTGTCATCCATAATCCTCTGCAAGACTTTGCTTTAGTAGCTCTCATGAAGTCTCCTATGTTTAGCTTTGATGAAGATGAATTGGCTCGTCTAGCTCTTCAAAATTCTGAGGATAAGGTTCAAGAGAACTTTTATGAAAAAATAGTCAATGCTCAAGCCCAAACTAGTCCTCAAAAGGATTTGATAACATCTGAACTCCATAAAAAACTCAAGCTTTTCATGGAAACTGTTAATTCTTGGCGTTTATATTCCAAAACACATTCACTTTATGACCTTATTTGGAAAATTTATAGCGAACGTTTCTACTATGATTATGTTGGTGCTTTGCCAAATGGTCAGGCTAGACAGGCCAACCTCTACGCTCTAGCTCTACGAGCTGACCAGTTTGAAAAGAGTAATTTTAAAGGTTTATCTCGTTTCATTGCTATGATTGATCAAGTCTTAGAGGCTAAGCATGACCTTGCTAGTGTCGCTGTAGCTCCACCTAAGGATGCTGTTGAGCTGATGAGTATTCATAAGAGTAAGGGGCTTGAGTTCCCTTATGTCTTTATTCTCAATATTGATCAGCAATTTAACAAGCAAGATTCTATGTCTGAAGTGATCCTAAGTCGAAAAAACGGCCTTGGTCTTAAGTACGTAGCTAGAGTCGCTACAAATGCAAAAGAGGAATATCTTCCATCTACTATTAAGTTATCCATCCCAAGCTTGACTTATAGTCAAAATGAGGAGGAGCTCCAATTAGCAAGCTATTCTGAACTCATGCGTTTACTTTATGTAGCCATGACGCGCGCTGAGAAAAAGCTCTATCTAGTCGGAAAGGGATCTCGAGAAAAGTTGGAGTCTAAAGAATATCCGACAAATGGGCAAGGTCTCCTAACTCGTCAAACCAGGTTAGATGCTCAAAATTTCCAGGACTGGATTTGGGCCATCTATCAAGCCTTTTCTAAAGAGAACTTACACTTTAGTGTTCGTTTCGAGGGTGAAGAACAACTAACAGAAGAAGCTATCGGTAAATTGGAAACTAAAAGCCAGCTCCAAGATCTTTCTCAGGCAAGCAACCGTCAGTCTGATACCATTAAGGAAGCTTTACAAATGCTGAAAGAAGTGGAAGTGTACAATGAAATCCACAGAGCTGCGATTAATCTTCCGAGTGTTCAGACCCCAAGCCAGATTAAGAAGTTTTATGAACCAGTCATGGATATGGAAGGTGTAGTAGTAGCTGGTCAATCTAAACCAAAAAAAACTATGATTCAGTTTGAACTTCCAGACTTCTCCAAGACAGAAAAAGTCACTGGAGCTGAAATCGGTAGTGCCACCCATGAACTCATGCAACGAATCAACCTTTCTCAGAAGCCAAGTTTAGAAACTCTAGCAGAAGCCTTAGAACAGGTGCAAGCGAGCTCAGCGGTTAAAGAAAAAGTAAATCTAGAAAAAATCTTGTCTTTCTTTGATACAGATCTTGGCCAAGTGATTCTTGCAAACCAAGATAAACTTTATCGAGAACAACCTTTCTCAATGTTAAAACGAGATGATAAGAGTCAGGAAGACTTTGTCGTCCGTGGAATCTTAGATGGTTATCTGCTCTATGAAGATAAGATTATTCTCTTTGACTACAAGACGGACCATTATGAGCATGCTGGTCAGCTCGTTGAACGATATAGAGGACAATTAGAACTCTATGCAGAAGCCTTATCCCGTTCTTATGAGATAGATAAGATTGAAAAATATCTGATTTTGCTAGGCAAAGATATGGTTGAAATAGTAGAAGTTAACTAA
- a CDS encoding YkgJ family cysteine cluster protein: MPKEIDIEYYHQLALQKQKEHRKFLGNLKKKAPKNLDKIALEIHQEVFEEIDCTACANCCKSLGPDFKEEDITRIAKYFKMKLPAFEAEFLQVDEDGDKVFKSMPCPFLGGDNLCSIYDVRPKACREFPHTDRKKIYQINNLTIKNTLTCPAAYLFVEKLREKIE, translated from the coding sequence ATGCCAAAAGAAATCGATATCGAATACTATCACCAATTAGCTTTACAAAAGCAAAAAGAGCATCGTAAATTTCTTGGAAATCTGAAAAAGAAAGCTCCAAAAAACCTAGATAAGATTGCGCTGGAGATTCACCAGGAAGTTTTTGAAGAAATTGATTGTACAGCCTGTGCAAACTGTTGCAAGAGCCTTGGACCAGACTTTAAAGAAGAAGATATCACACGCATTGCCAAATACTTTAAAATGAAATTACCTGCTTTTGAAGCCGAGTTTCTCCAAGTTGATGAAGACGGTGATAAGGTCTTTAAGTCAATGCCTTGTCCCTTCTTAGGTGGCGATAATCTCTGTTCCATCTATGATGTCCGTCCCAAGGCTTGTAGAGAATTTCCACATACCGACCGTAAAAAGATTTATCAAATCAATAATCTGACTATCAAAAATACTTTAACTTGTCCCGCAGCCTATCTCTTTGTCGAGAAATTAAGAGAAAAAATAGAGTAA
- a CDS encoding bifunctional glycosyltransferase family 2/GtrA family protein, whose translation MDMNYIVIPAYQPDNKLIKLIEKIHKKSDFHILVIDDGSSSKCQDIFDKAEQYATVLRHQVNQGKGQALKTAFSYIKEQNIYGTVVTADADGQHKIWDIFRAANKASENPNKLILGVRAFTGKVPLRSRFGNSLTKALFKLQTGVGVTDTQTGLRAFTTNLIPFMLKIEGQRYEYEMNMLLEASKEYQILEVPIETVYINDNEGSHFRPIRDGLMIYKNIFKFALSSLSSFVVDYLVYAIAILFLPTAPTSFRIFLANGLARVTSSVFNYSTNKKLVFKNDDSLAKTGIGYFGLAVGLFMLDTLLIRLFFTVFGINLLISKIIVGILLFVVSWTVQKKFIFKERTSTLL comes from the coding sequence ATCGATATGAACTATATAGTCATTCCAGCTTATCAACCAGATAATAAACTTATCAAACTTATCGAAAAAATCCACAAAAAGAGTGATTTTCATATTCTAGTTATCGACGACGGTAGTTCATCAAAGTGTCAAGATATCTTTGATAAAGCAGAACAATATGCTACGGTGCTCCGTCACCAAGTGAATCAAGGTAAAGGTCAAGCGCTTAAAACAGCCTTTTCTTATATCAAAGAACAAAACATTTATGGAACTGTCGTAACGGCAGATGCGGATGGGCAACACAAAATTTGGGATATTTTCCGTGCGGCTAACAAAGCTTCTGAAAATCCTAACAAGCTAATCTTGGGTGTGCGTGCCTTCACAGGTAAGGTTCCACTCCGTAGCCGTTTTGGTAATAGCTTGACAAAAGCACTCTTTAAATTACAAACAGGAGTTGGAGTAACAGATACACAAACAGGACTTCGTGCTTTTACAACAAATCTCATTCCTTTTATGTTAAAAATTGAAGGACAACGTTATGAATATGAAATGAATATGCTTCTTGAAGCAAGTAAAGAATATCAAATTTTAGAAGTTCCTATTGAGACAGTTTATATCAATGATAATGAGGGTTCACACTTCCGTCCAATCAGAGATGGATTAATGATTTATAAAAATATTTTTAAATTTGCCTTGTCATCTCTCAGTAGTTTTGTTGTAGACTACCTTGTTTACGCTATTGCAATCTTGTTTTTACCAACAGCGCCAACAAGTTTCCGAATTTTCCTAGCTAACGGTCTAGCCCGTGTGACCAGCTCTGTTTTTAACTACTCTACAAATAAAAAACTAGTCTTTAAAAACGACGATAGCCTTGCCAAGACAGGAATAGGATACTTTGGTTTAGCAGTTGGACTCTTTATGTTAGATACTCTGCTTATTCGTCTATTCTTTACTGTATTTGGTATTAATCTTCTAATTTCTAAGATTATTGTCGGTATTCTTCTCTTTGTGGTCTCATGGACTGTTCAGAAGAAATTCATCTTTAAAGAAAGGACATCTACTTTACTATGA
- a CDS encoding phosphodiester glycosidase family protein encodes MKFLKKPYAYASVLGLLLIGSFSYSMLKTFVLAETISTVATTNTSSNTAQASQAAKTATVTNSSYKDENISINLTETTVNHTQVYVADVTVSSSDYLKTAFAQNSFGTNVTAKTSVTAADNDAILAVNGDYYGANSSGYVIRNGVVYRDTVRENSNNGDLAIYKDGSFKIIYEDQISAEQLVKDGVINLLAFGPALVENGEIAVGKNQEVGQAMASNPRTAIGIIDENHYIIVVSDGRTSESEGLSLYQLAEVMKSYGAKTAYNLDGGGSSTLYFNGQVINKPTTGGNKISERAVSDIVYIGY; translated from the coding sequence ATGAAATTTTTAAAGAAACCATATGCTTATGCCTCGGTTCTTGGTTTACTCTTGATAGGATCCTTTAGTTACTCAATGTTGAAAACTTTTGTACTCGCTGAGACTATTTCGACAGTAGCAACAACTAATACAAGTTCCAATACAGCTCAAGCTAGTCAAGCAGCTAAAACAGCAACAGTAACTAACTCAAGTTATAAGGACGAGAATATCTCTATCAATTTGACTGAAACGACGGTTAATCATACCCAAGTGTATGTTGCAGATGTTACAGTAAGTTCATCAGATTATCTGAAAACTGCCTTTGCTCAAAACTCGTTTGGAACAAACGTAACAGCTAAAACATCTGTCACTGCTGCAGATAATGATGCAATTTTAGCAGTAAATGGCGACTACTACGGTGCAAACTCTTCGGGTTATGTTATCCGTAATGGAGTTGTCTATCGTGATACTGTCCGTGAAAATTCTAATAATGGTGATTTAGCCATTTATAAAGATGGTTCTTTCAAGATTATTTACGAGGATCAGATTTCAGCTGAGCAACTAGTCAAAGACGGAGTTATTAATCTCTTAGCTTTTGGCCCTGCCTTGGTCGAAAATGGTGAAATAGCAGTAGGAAAAAACCAAGAAGTTGGACAAGCTATGGCTTCGAATCCACGTACAGCTATTGGTATTATCGACGAAAACCACTACATTATTGTAGTTTCTGACGGACGTACTTCTGAAAGTGAAGGTCTCTCTTTGTACCAGCTAGCTGAAGTTATGAAATCCTATGGTGCAAAAACTGCCTACAATCTTGATGGTGGGGGATCCTCTACACTTTACTTCAACGGTCAGGTTATCAATAAACCAACGACTGGAGGAAACAAAATTTCAGAAAGGGCGGTGAGTGATATTGTCTACATCGGTTATTAA